GGACACCATGACCGTCCGGACGGACAATATGCGGAAGGCCGCCGGCCACGGCTTCATCAACGCCACCGACTGCGCCGACTACCTGACGAAAAAGGGGATGCCCTTCCGGGACGCCTACACCGTCACCGGCCATCTGGTGGCCCAGTGCACGGCCCGGGGCAAGACATTGGAGGAACTGACGCTGGAGGAGCTGAAGGCTGTCTCCGAGCTCTTCGAGGCGGACGTGTATGACGCGCTGAACCTGGAGAACTGTATGGCCCTGCGGAGCAGCTACGGCGGCCCGGCGGTGGCGGAGACCGCAAGGCAGATCGGGGAGATCGAACAGTTCATTCAGAAGATCAAAGAGAACAGATAAAAGGATAAAAGATAGGCAGATCCGGTAATATCTCTTATCCCTTATCTTCACTGGGGTGATGATATGAAACCAAAGGTCTACATCGACGGAAAGGACGGCACCACCGGCCTGCAAATCTATGACCGGCTGGCGGCGCGGGATGACATCGGCCTGCTGCTGATCGACGAGGCGAAGCGGAAGGACCCGGGCGAACGGAAACGGCTGATGGCGGAAGCGGACATCGTGTTTTTGTGCCTGCCGGACGCGGCGGCTGTGGAGGCCGTGGCCCTGGCGGAGGGCTCCGGCGCCCGGATGATCGACGCATCCACCGCCCACCGGACGGCGCCGGGCTGGGTCTACGGCTTCCCGGAGCTGCGGCCCGGCCAGCGGGAGGCCATCGCGGGGGCCCGATATGTGGCCAACCCCGGCTGCCACGCCACGGGGTTCATCTCCATTGTCGCGCCGCTGGTTCAGGCGGGGCTACTGTCCGCGGACGCGGACCTGTGCTGCTTCTCCCTCACCGGCTACTCCGGCGGCGGGAAGAAAATGATCGCCCAGTACGAGGCGGCGGAGAAGGCAGAGAGCCTTTACAGCCCCGGCCTCTACGGCCTGACCCAGGCCCACAAGCACCTGCCGGAGATGCAGAAGCTCTGCGGCCTGAAAAAGCCCCCGGTGTTCACGCCCATCGTGGATGACTACTACAAGGGCATGGCTGCCACAGTGCCCCTGCACAGGAGTCAGCTGACGGGGGAGGCCACCCTCCATCAGGTGTGGCAGGCGCTGGCGGACCACTACGCCGGGGAAAAGCTGGTCCATGTGGCCCCGGAGGGGAGCGCGGACGCAGGATCCAAGCTGTACGGCAACGCCAGAGCCGGGGACAACGGCCTGACCCTGGTGGCGGCGGGAAATGACGAGCGATTCACCATCACCGCCCTGTTCGATAACCTGGGGAAAGGGGCCTCCGGCGCGGCGGTGCAGAACATGAACATTATGCTGGGATTTGAGGAGACCGCTGGACTGCTGTGAGGCAAAAGTGAAGAAAAGAGATAAGGGATAGGCGCGCCCTGATTTTGGCGGGGGAGAGATGTCCCTTATCTGTTGAAGAGAGGATGATACGATGCTGAACTTCATCACCGGCGGCGTGTGCGCCGCCCAGGGCTTCCGGGCCGGGGGCATCCACGTGGGGGTCAAGACCCACGCGGCCTGGAAAAAGGACGTGGCGCTGATCGTGTCCGACGAGGACTGCGCCTGCGCCGCCGTGTATACGAAAAACGCCGTGAAGGCCGCCCACATCCATGTGGACAAGCGCCATCTGGCGGACGGAAAGGCCCGGGCTGCCGTTATCAACAGCGGCAACGCCAACGCCTGCGCCCCCATGGGAGAGGAAAACGCGGAGCGGGTCTGCGCGGCGGCAGGCAAGGCCCTGGGCTGCCGGCCGGAGGATGTGGTGGTAGCCGCCACCGGCGTCATCGGTCAGACGCTGAACGTGGCGGTCATCGAGCAGGGGATGCCGGAGCTGTGCGCGGCGGCGGCCCACACGGCGGCGGGCAGCGACGCGGCCGCCCACGCCATCATGACCACGGACACCGTCAAGAAGGAGCTGGCAGTGGAGACCGTTATCGGCGGCAAGACCGTCCGGATGGGCGGCATCGCCAAGGGTTCCGGCATGATCCACCCCAACATGGGCACCATGCTGTGCTTCCTGACCACCGACTGCGCCATCTCCTCGGAGATGATCAAGTCCGCCCTGCTGGAGACCGTTCAGGCCAGCTTCAACCGCATCAGCGTGGACGGAGACACCTCCACCAACGACACGTGCTGCGTCCTGGCCAACGGCTTGGCGGGGAACCCTGTCATCACGGAGAAGGGGCCGGATTACGACGCCTTTGTGGAGGCCCTGCGCGCCCTGTGTGTGGAGCTGGCGAAAAAGATGGCCTCCGACGGGGAGGGCGCTACCCACCTCATCACCTGCACCGTCACCGGAGCCGGGAGCGAGCAGAGTGCTGAGACCGTCGCCAAATCCGTGATCGGCTCCGCCCTCACCAAGGCGGCCATCTTCGGTGCGGACGCCAACTGGGGCCGGGTGCTGTGCGCCATGGGCTATTCCGGGGAGGACTTCAATCCGGACAAGGTGGATGTGGCCTTCCAGAGTCAGGCGGGCAGCGTCCAGGTGTGCGCTAAGGGCCGGGGGCTGGATTTTGATGAAGATCTGGCCAAGAGGGTCCTGACGGAGCACGATGTCACCATTGCCATCACCATGGGCGAGGGAGATAGCAGCTGCACCTGCTGGGGGTGCGACCTCACCTATGAGTATGTGAAGATCAACGGGGATTACCGGACGTAAACCGGGATGCCCGATAGTGCCCTTGCGGGGAGCGGAGATGGGCCGCTGTCCGGCGGCCTATCCGCACCCCGTAGCGGGTGCATCTGTCCAGTCATCATAGCTGCCATTCCCGCGTCCCATGGGACACCTCCTCCCCCTCCGGCGGAATCCCGCCGATTTTCAAGAAAAGAGTTGATGTTACGATGTCCTCCCACGCACAGCAAGCGCGGACGCTTGTGGAAGCCCTGCCCTATATCCAGAAATTCACCGGCAAGACCATCGTGGTCAAGTACGGCGGCAACGCCATGGTGTCCGACGAACTCCGCCGGGCTGTCATGTGCGACATCATCCTGCTGTCCCTGGTTGGCATTCGGGTGGTGGTGGTCCACGGCGGCGGGCCGGAGATCAGCGAGATGCTGAAGAAGCTCGGCCACGAAAGCCGGTTTGTGGACGGCCTGCGCTATACCGACGCCGAGACCATGGACGTGGTCCAGTCCGTCCTCTGCGGCAAGGTCAACAAGAATCTGGTGGCCCAGCTGAACCGTCTGGGGGGCCAGGCCATCGGCCTGTGCGGCATGGATGGGCAGCTGTTCCAGGCGGAGCAGCTGGACGAGAAGTACGGCCTGGTGGGAAAGATCACGGGTGTGAATCCGGAGCCGGTGGAAAACGCCCTGCTCAGCGGCTATATCCCCGTGGTGTCCACCGTGGCCCAGGGCGTGGACGCGGACACCGCCTACAACATCAACGCGGATACCGCCGCCTCCAAGCTGGCAGCCGCCATGGGGGCGGAGAAGCTGATCCTGCTGACGGACGTGCGGGGCCTGCTGCGCAATCCCAGGGACGAGGAGACGCTGATCCACGTGGTCCACACCTACGATGTGCCGGGCCTGGTGGCCCAGGGCATCATCTCCGGGGGCATGATCCCCAAGATGGAGTGCTGTGTGGACGCCATCGCCGGCGGCGTGGAGCGGGTCCACATCCTGGACGGACGCATTCCCCATTCCATTCTCATTGAGCTCCTCAGTGATGAGGGCATCGGCACCATGTTGAAAAAGGAGGACTGATCCCATGACCAGCCAAGAGATCAAGGCCCTGACCGGGCAGTACATCATGAACACTTACGGCCGCTTCCCGGTGGCCATCGACCATGGACAGGGCGCCACGCTCTACGACCCCGAGGGCAACGCCTACATCGACTTCACCAGCGGCATCGGCGTCAGCGATCTGGGCTATGGTTGTCAGCCCTGGGTGGACGCCATCGCCAAGCAGGCGGGGAAGATCGGCCACACCTCCAACCTGTTCTACACTGAGCCACCGGCCCGGCTGGCGGAGATCCTCTGCAAGCGGACCGGCATGAGCAGCGTATTCTTCGCCAACGGCGGCGGCGAGGCCAACGAGGGCATGATTAAGCTGGCGAGAAAGTACAGCTTCGACAAGTACGGCAGGGGCCGTGCCGCCATCGTCACTCTGAACAACTCCTTCCACGGCCGCACCATCACCACCCTGACGGCCACCGGCCAGGACGTGTTCCACAACTATTTCTTCCCCTTCACCGAGGGGTTCCGGTATGCCGACGCCAACGACCTTGCCTCCCTGGAGGCCGCAGCGGGGGACGACGTGTGTGCCGTCATGATGGAGCTGGTCCAGGGCGAGGGCGGCGTGCTGCCCCTGGACCGTGACTATGTGAAGGCCGTTGCCAGACTGTGCGCGGAGAAGGACTGGCTGCTGCTGGTGGACGAGGTCCAGACCGGCGTAGGGCGGACGGGCAGCCTCTTCGCCTTCCAGCAGTACGGCATTTTGCCGGACGTGGCGTCCTTCGCCAAGGGCATTGCCGGGGGACTGCCCATGAGCGGCATTCTGGCCAATGAGAAATGCCGGGACGTGCTGGGCCCCGGCACTCACGCCACCACCTTCGGCGCCAATCCGGTGTGCGCTGCCGCCGGTCTGGTGGTGCAGGAGACGCTGACGGACGCGTTTCTGGAGGACGTCCGGGCCAAGGGCACGTATCTGCGTAACCAGATCGAGGCGCTGGACCTGCCCTGCTTCGGCGCCACCCGGGGCATGGGGCTGATGATCGGCATCCAGGTGAAGGACGGCTGGACCAATAAGGAGATCGCAAGCAAGCTGATCGAAAACGGCCTGCTGGTGCTGACCGCCGGACCGAGTATGCGGCTGCTGCCGCCTCTTGTGATCTCCCAAGAGGAGATGGACCAGGGGCTGGAGATCCTGAAAAAGACGCTCTCCTGAATCTGTCTTTTTCGCTCCGGCCGGGGACCTGCTGCGCCCCGCCGTGACTCCGGCACTTACACGAACACCCGCTATAACTCTAACACTAACACTAACTATAACCCTAACTATAACCCTAACTATAACCGGAGAATTTTACACAATTTTCCCGGACTAAATGATAAAAGCGCCCATGGCGGGACAGAGAGGAGACACCCATGGAAAACCACACCCATTTTTTAAAGCTCCTGGACTTTACCCCGGCGGAGATCCAGCAGTTCCTGGACACCGCAGCAGATCTGAAGGCCAAAAAGAAGGCCGGCATTCCCCACCGGTATCTGGAGGGGAAGAACGTGGCTCTGATCTTCGAAAAAACCTCCACCCGGACCCGGTGTGCCTTTGAGGTGGCCTGCCAGGACTTAGGCATGGGTTCCACCTACCTGGGTCCCACTGGCAGCCAAATCGGTGTGAAGGAGTCCATCGCCGACACCGCCCGGGTGCTGGGCCGGATGTACGACGGCATCGAGTACCGGGGCTTCGGACAGGAAATTGTGGAGGAGCTGGCAAACTACGCTGAGGTGCCGGTGTTCAACGGCCTCACCAATGAGTTCCACCCCACCCAGATCCTGGCAGACTTCCTGACCATCCAGGAGCACTTCGGGAGACTCAAGGGCATCAAGCTGGTGTATCTGGGGGACGCCCGGTTCAATATGGGCAATAGTCTGATGGTGGGCTGCGCCAAGATGGGGATGCACTTTGTGGCCTGCGCCCCAAAGGCGTACATGCCGGACCAGAAGCTGATCGATACCTGCTTACGTCTCGCCGCCGAGACCGGCGCGGTGCTGGAGTTCATTGAAGACCCCATGGAAGCTGTCAAGAACGCCGACGTGCTGTACACGGACGTTTGGGTCTCCATGGGGGAGCCGATGGAGGTCTGGCAGGAGCGCATTGCCGCCCTGGCGCCCTATCAGGTGACAAAGGCCCTGATGGACAACGCCGGGCCCCAGTGCAGGTTCATGCACTGCCTGCCCGCCTACCATGACCACAAGACCAAGGTGGGGAAAGAGATGGGCGAGAAGTTCGGACGGGAGACCATGGAGGTCACCGACGAGGTGTTCGAGTCCCCGGCCTCCATCGTCTTTGACGAGGCGGAGAACCGGATGCACACCATCAAGGCCGTCATGTATGAGCTGATGAAGTGAGAGAACGAAACAGTGCCCCGGAGTATCAAAACTCCGGGGCGCTGTTATGCGTCGTCAAAGCAGATCCCCCGGCTGCCAGTCGGCGGGCAGATCCTGCGGGGTTTGGACGTTCCCGCTCTGGTCGAGCCTGTAAGCGCACAGAATGGTCCATGTGGTCTGGCCGTGGTCATCGGTGATGCAGACGGCGGCTGTCAGGGTTTCCCCGGGCAGGAGTTCACAGGTGAAGGTGTAATCCGTCCAGTTATACATTTCCACAAACCCGGCCTCTGCCCACAGCTCCAAGGCCTCCGGAACGGGGACGGACGATTCCGGGACTGTCTCCTGATTTCGGTAGAAGCAGATCTCCACCTGAGACGGGGAGGGGCTGAAATGGGTGTTGCCTCCATGAGAGATGGAAAGGGACAACCCGCCCAGCGTGAGTTTCTTGCTGGTCTGCGGCCAGGAATCGCTCTGGAAATCTCTCCACTGGTTGGCCCAGTCGGTTTGGCTGAACCCACCCCACACATCCAGCCGGAAATTTCCGGGCAGACAGTCGTACAAGGTTTCCATCTGGTCGGCGGCAGTGACGCCATCCGTGGTGAGGGATGCGGAGAGAAGGATTTCCTGATCCATGGGAAGGGTCCAATTCTGAGCGGTGAAGGTTCCGTTTTTCCCAGAGGCCTCCGCAGAAAACTGCCGGCCGTCCGAGAGAAGGGCGGTGAAGAGGGCGGTGGTGTTGTCCTGCCAGCTTTTGGCCTGGGCCGACACCTGAAGGGTCACAGTCCCCGCTGCCAGGTCGTAGTCCGTAACCCGCGCCTGGGAAACCGCAAAAAGATTGGAATCCTCATCCAGGAGATCCCGGATCTGCCCGGCAAGTGCCCCAATCTGGCCGCTGACGCTGCTCTCGATACCGTACACCTGAGACTGGACTTGATCCAGGCGGCTGCCAAGGGCGGAAAGGCCGCTGCCCAAAGCCAGCGCCGCCGTCAAAGCCGCGCCGCAAATCCCGGCGCTTACGGCGATTTTTTTCTTCCGGCTCCACCTGGGGTTCTGGACGACCTGGGCCGCGTCAAGATATTTTTTTGCGATGGCCTCCACTGCCGCCAGCTCCCGGTCGGTCAGCTCCCCCGCCGGGGCGGTGCCCTCCACGCCTTCACCGGGGGCTTCCGGGGCATCTTTTTCGGAACGGTCCTCCGCCGCTTCCGGCTCTACTCCCAGCAGGGCGCCGATGGTGACGCCAAAGATCCGGCTCATGGCGATCAGGTTCTCCAGTTCCGGCACGGCGGCGTCCGCCTCCCACTTGCTCACCGCCTGGCGGCTGACGCCCAGCCGCTCCCCCAGGGATTCCTGAGAGAGGCCGGCGGCCTTTCGGGCCTCCTGGATGCGGCGGCCCAGGGTCTGCTGCTCCCGCATGGTATC
This DNA window, taken from Dysosmobacter welbionis, encodes the following:
- the argJ gene encoding bifunctional glutamate N-acetyltransferase/amino-acid acetyltransferase ArgJ gives rise to the protein MLNFITGGVCAAQGFRAGGIHVGVKTHAAWKKDVALIVSDEDCACAAVYTKNAVKAAHIHVDKRHLADGKARAAVINSGNANACAPMGEENAERVCAAAGKALGCRPEDVVVAATGVIGQTLNVAVIEQGMPELCAAAAHTAAGSDAAAHAIMTTDTVKKELAVETVIGGKTVRMGGIAKGSGMIHPNMGTMLCFLTTDCAISSEMIKSALLETVQASFNRISVDGDTSTNDTCCVLANGLAGNPVITEKGPDYDAFVEALRALCVELAKKMASDGEGATHLITCTVTGAGSEQSAETVAKSVIGSALTKAAIFGADANWGRVLCAMGYSGEDFNPDKVDVAFQSQAGSVQVCAKGRGLDFDEDLAKRVLTEHDVTIAITMGEGDSSCTCWGCDLTYEYVKINGDYRT
- the argF gene encoding ornithine carbamoyltransferase, with the translated sequence MENHTHFLKLLDFTPAEIQQFLDTAADLKAKKKAGIPHRYLEGKNVALIFEKTSTRTRCAFEVACQDLGMGSTYLGPTGSQIGVKESIADTARVLGRMYDGIEYRGFGQEIVEELANYAEVPVFNGLTNEFHPTQILADFLTIQEHFGRLKGIKLVYLGDARFNMGNSLMVGCAKMGMHFVACAPKAYMPDQKLIDTCLRLAAETGAVLEFIEDPMEAVKNADVLYTDVWVSMGEPMEVWQERIAALAPYQVTKALMDNAGPQCRFMHCLPAYHDHKTKVGKEMGEKFGRETMEVTDEVFESPASIVFDEAENRMHTIKAVMYELMK
- a CDS encoding aspartate aminotransferase family protein, producing MTSQEIKALTGQYIMNTYGRFPVAIDHGQGATLYDPEGNAYIDFTSGIGVSDLGYGCQPWVDAIAKQAGKIGHTSNLFYTEPPARLAEILCKRTGMSSVFFANGGGEANEGMIKLARKYSFDKYGRGRAAIVTLNNSFHGRTITTLTATGQDVFHNYFFPFTEGFRYADANDLASLEAAAGDDVCAVMMELVQGEGGVLPLDRDYVKAVARLCAEKDWLLLVDEVQTGVGRTGSLFAFQQYGILPDVASFAKGIAGGLPMSGILANEKCRDVLGPGTHATTFGANPVCAAAGLVVQETLTDAFLEDVRAKGTYLRNQIEALDLPCFGATRGMGLMIGIQVKDGWTNKEIASKLIENGLLVLTAGPSMRLLPPLVISQEEMDQGLEILKKTLS
- the argC gene encoding N-acetyl-gamma-glutamyl-phosphate reductase, with amino-acid sequence MKPKVYIDGKDGTTGLQIYDRLAARDDIGLLLIDEAKRKDPGERKRLMAEADIVFLCLPDAAAVEAVALAEGSGARMIDASTAHRTAPGWVYGFPELRPGQREAIAGARYVANPGCHATGFISIVAPLVQAGLLSADADLCCFSLTGYSGGGKKMIAQYEAAEKAESLYSPGLYGLTQAHKHLPEMQKLCGLKKPPVFTPIVDDYYKGMAATVPLHRSQLTGEATLHQVWQALADHYAGEKLVHVAPEGSADAGSKLYGNARAGDNGLTLVAAGNDERFTITALFDNLGKGASGAAVQNMNIMLGFEETAGLL
- the argB gene encoding acetylglutamate kinase, with amino-acid sequence MSSHAQQARTLVEALPYIQKFTGKTIVVKYGGNAMVSDELRRAVMCDIILLSLVGIRVVVVHGGGPEISEMLKKLGHESRFVDGLRYTDAETMDVVQSVLCGKVNKNLVAQLNRLGGQAIGLCGMDGQLFQAEQLDEKYGLVGKITGVNPEPVENALLSGYIPVVSTVAQGVDADTAYNINADTAASKLAAAMGAEKLILLTDVRGLLRNPRDEETLIHVVHTYDVPGLVAQGIISGGMIPKMECCVDAIAGGVERVHILDGRIPHSILIELLSDEGIGTMLKKED
- a CDS encoding helix-turn-helix domain-containing protein, coding for MREQQTLGRRIQEARKAAGLSQESLGERLGVSRQAVSKWEADAAVPELENLIAMSRIFGVTIGALLGVEPEAAEDRSEKDAPEAPGEGVEGTAPAGELTDRELAAVEAIAKKYLDAAQVVQNPRWSRKKKIAVSAGICGAALTAALALGSGLSALGSRLDQVQSQVYGIESSVSGQIGALAGQIRDLLDEDSNLFAVSQARVTDYDLAAGTVTLQVSAQAKSWQDNTTALFTALLSDGRQFSAEASGKNGTFTAQNWTLPMDQEILLSASLTTDGVTAADQMETLYDCLPGNFRLDVWGGFSQTDWANQWRDFQSDSWPQTSKKLTLGGLSLSISHGGNTHFSPSPSQVEICFYRNQETVPESSVPVPEALELWAEAGFVEMYNWTDYTFTCELLPGETLTAAVCITDDHGQTTWTILCAYRLDQSGNVQTPQDLPADWQPGDLL